A genomic window from Emys orbicularis isolate rEmyOrb1 chromosome 8, rEmyOrb1.hap1, whole genome shotgun sequence includes:
- the LOC135882117 gene encoding allograft inflammatory factor 1-like, with translation MCIVAKDREMQEKQEKEFCLVNKEYLADEPFRDIPNLQAKLDQLKDMFMGYDTTRTGEIDYPTMSRILQEFGVFQSPLELKALVQEITGNTGSTVPYKDFTMVMLGRRSTMCQRIMHYNGKGGGAVKRPSLMNAGPYITYLECTLSGVPSPLTTLPPPPPPSPADGCSET, from the exons aTGTGTATTGTAGCAAAGGATCGTGAAATGCAGGAGAAGCAGGAGAAAGAATTTTGTCTAGTTAACAAG GAGTACCTGGCTGATGAACCTTTCCGAGACATTCCAAATCTACAGGCAAAGCTTGATCAGCTGAAGG aCATGTTTATGGGATATGATACCACACGCACAGGAGAAATTG ATTATCCAACAATGAGCAGGATACTGCAGGAGTTTGGGGTTTTCCAAAGCCCCTTGGAGCTCAAGGCGCTGGTCCAGGAAATCACAGGGAACACAGGCAGCACTGTCCCTTACAAGGACTTCACTATGGTTATGCTGGGCCGCAGATCCACCATGTGCCAACG GATCATGCACTACaatgggaaaggaggaggagccgTGAAGAGGCCCAGCCTGATGAATGCTGGCCCCTACATAACCTACTTGGAATGCACTCTCTCCGGAGTCCCCTCTCCTCTTACCActctcccaccaccacctcccccatCTCCAGCTGATGGCTGCTCTGAAACCTAG